Proteins from a genomic interval of Beijerinckia indica subsp. indica ATCC 9039:
- a CDS encoding zeta toxin family protein: MTLAVEALLEIQEAQEATQKPLAIVLAGHNGSGKSTLWRRSLAGVLQIPLINADRMMLSILPEANSDGVLPSWATDLRDTDESWMRVAQQGVQAFVGHAMNANVPFAMETVFSHWRMANDGTVESKISLIKDMQAAGYFVLLIFVGLTNENLSILRVQTRVAEHGHAVEEAKLRSRFPRTQQAIAEALKHADASLLTDNSRTPDLAFTVCRVEIAGKVTFDCRRGEGAAPPKAISGWLDLISPPHVGPIDPLAT, translated from the coding sequence ATGACCTTGGCTGTCGAGGCCCTACTCGAAATTCAAGAAGCGCAAGAGGCAACCCAGAAGCCTCTCGCGATTGTGCTTGCCGGCCATAATGGCTCGGGCAAATCTACACTCTGGCGCCGCAGCCTTGCCGGCGTGCTGCAGATCCCATTGATAAATGCCGACAGGATGATGCTGTCTATCCTGCCGGAAGCTAACTCCGATGGGGTACTGCCTAGCTGGGCCACTGATCTGCGCGACACTGACGAAAGCTGGATGCGGGTGGCGCAGCAAGGCGTCCAAGCATTCGTCGGGCATGCGATGAATGCGAACGTCCCATTCGCAATGGAAACAGTCTTCTCCCACTGGCGCATGGCCAACGATGGAACGGTCGAGTCCAAAATCTCGCTCATTAAGGACATGCAGGCGGCGGGCTACTTCGTCCTCCTGATCTTCGTCGGCCTGACAAACGAGAACCTCTCGATCCTGCGTGTTCAGACCCGTGTGGCCGAACATGGCCATGCCGTGGAGGAGGCTAAGCTGCGAAGCCGTTTTCCGCGTACGCAGCAGGCCATCGCCGAAGCGCTGAAACATGCTGATGCATCGCTTCTCACCGACAATAGCCGGACACCGGACTTGGCTTTCACCGTCTGCCGAGTCGAAATTGCGGGAAAGGTGACTTTCGATTGCCGCCGCGGTGAGGGGGCGGCCCCACCGAAGGCCATATCGGGCTGGCTTGATTTGATAAGCCCGCCCCACGTGGGGCCAATAGATCCTTTGGCGACCTAA